The stretch of DNA TCCTTGTGCGGCCGTCCGCCCCAGCCACCAAAGAAAATATCCATGACCGCAAACGGTGTCCCGTCTTCCTTCTCACCAGTAAAGTGCAACACGTCCCCACCCTCTCCGGGGATGGGCACCCGGTCGGGCAATGCCTGAGCCAGGGCACGAAACAGCATGTCAAAAACCCGAAAGAATAAGGGCGCGCGGCCACCGACCGCAGCCGGAAAGCGCGGGTTTACCAGGGTGCCGAGTGGCGCAACGATCTGTATAGGCCGAATGAAGCCGACGTTGGTTAACACCTCAGGGCTGACAATGCTCTTGACCGCGCCATAGACCGTCGCTTCCGTCATGCTCAGCGGCAGGTTGATCGCCCCGCGCGCCTGTGGGCCGGTGCCGGTGAAATCAACACTCAGGGTTTCGCCTCGTGCGCGCAGGGTCACCTTGATCGGCAGGGCTACACCGTCGGAGCCAAAACCATCGTCCTCAAAGGCATCCTCATACACATACTCGCCCGGAGGAATCTCCTTAATGGCCGCCCGGGTGGCCTTTTCCGCATAGGCAATCAAGTAGTCACAGCACGAGCTGAACGTGTCCAGGCCGTATTTTTCGAGCAGACGTTTCAGTTCCTGCTCGCCGCGCCAGCAGCCCGCGATTTTTGCCTCCACGTCTCCGAGCCATTCGTCGGATACCCGGACGTTGGCCAGAATCGTCTCCAGGAGAGCTTCGTTGCGCTCCCCGGCCTTGTACAGCTTGATCGGCGGCAGGCGGAGCCCTTCTTCGAAGGTTTCCGTACACTGGCTGCTGAACCCGCCCGGAAAGCGCCCGCCAATATCGGTGTGGTGCGAATAGGCCAAGGTAAAGGCGACCCGCCGCCCCTGCCAGAACGTAGGCGCAATGATCATTACGTCCGGCATATGGGTGACACCGGCATACGGATCGTTCACCACGATCACATCGCCGGGCGCGAAGTCCTCCCCGTATTTTTTGAGGATGTGGGGCATCACCGCAATAAAGAAGGCCAGTTGAAACGGAGCCGCATAGCCCTGGCCGATTAACCGGCCCCGGCCGTCGCAGATAGCGGTGGCAAAATCTCCGGTCTTGACCATGGCCGAGCGGCCGGTTTTCCACACCGCAATCGCCATTTCTTCGGTAATGGCGGCCAATTCGTTTTTCACAACCTCAACCAGAATAGGATCAAATGCCATAGCTCTCCTCCCGGCCCGCGTGTCTGACGCGGGCCGTCCATTCTCCCGTCAGGTCCTCAGCTCGGACCGCAGTGTTGCCCGAAGTTGCGTCGTCCGCTGCCAGTCAACCTGCTCCGTGCTCTGGTCAATGGCGACCCCGTATTCCCGCTCGGCGTACGCGGCTGAGATTTTCTCGTCCAACACATCGTCCAGGACGAGCCGGGGGTCACGCGAGAGCGGGTCGCCATAACCGCCCGCACCCGGTTGGACATGCAGCAGGGTTTCTCCGGATCGTACTGCGGTATCGATGAGCATTTCGTGTGGGAGTGGGGTTTCTACCTCGCCGGAGCGCAGCCTGGCAGCAAACGGGGTGCCGTCTTTTCCACCGGCCAGGCCATACGGAACGGATTTGACTCGACAGGTTCGGAGCATTACCCGGCCGTCGCCCAGAAAGCGCCATTTCCGGTACACGGACAGGGCCCCGCGGTATTGACCCGGACCGCCGGTATCCGGCAAAAAGCCAAAGCCGTCCAGCATGACCGGACATTCGCGCTCGATCATTTCCGCTGGAATGCTGCGCATGGCGCCGCCGGCAGC from Gemmatimonadota bacterium encodes:
- a CDS encoding hydantoinase B/oxoprolinase family protein; this translates as AAGGAMRSIPAEMIERECPVMLDGFGFLPDTGGPGQYRGALSVYRKWRFLGDGRVMLRTCRVKSVPYGLAGGKDGTPFAARLRSGEVETPLPHEMLIDTAVRSGETLLHVQPGAGGYGDPLSRDPRLVLDDVLDEKISAAYAEREYGVAIDQSTEQVDWQRTTQLRATLRSELRT
- a CDS encoding hydantoinase B/oxoprolinase family protein, which encodes MAFDPILVEVVKNELAAITEEMAIAVWKTGRSAMVKTGDFATAICDGRGRLIGQGYAAPFQLAFFIAVMPHILKKYGEDFAPGDVIVVNDPYAGVTHMPDVMIIAPTFWQGRRVAFTLAYSHHTDIGGRFPGGFSSQCTETFEEGLRLPPIKLYKAGERNEALLETILANVRVSDEWLGDVEAKIAGCWRGEQELKRLLEKYGLDTFSSCCDYLIAYAEKATRAAIKEIPPGEYVYEDAFEDDGFGSDGVALPIKVTLRARGETLSVDFTGTGPQARGAINLPLSMTEATVYGAVKSIVSPEVLTNVGFIRPIQIVAPLGTLVNPRFPAAVGGRAPLFFRVFDMLFRALAQALPDRVPIPGEGGDVLHFTGEKEDGTPFAVMDIFFGGWGGRPHKDGIDGVAPMAFGSYGTIPAELLEREFPLVVDGFGYVPDTGGAGKHRGSVSIYKQWRFLSPGKVMVRTNRLIRASGGLAGGAPGSLSKNILNPEAEGRELPRKAHLHIDVKPGDRIHHIVSGSGGHGNPLERDPAQVLADVQDEKLSVAQARDQYGVVIDTAAAAVNMPETEALRATRLQPVAAAD